TACGCCGCCGCCGCCAAGCTCCCGCTCATCCCCGCGAAGGCGACCGCCTGACGGTGCGGCGCCGGCGCGCTATCAGCCCGCCGAGCGTTGAGCAGCAACCATCAATGGTGATCGTCGTCCTCGTCGTCATGCTCGTGCTTGAGCCAGGTGCAGAGCTCCGCCGGTAGCAGTTTCTCATAGGCGTCGTCGCTGCCGACGAACTCCCCAAGATCCTTGACGCTGACGAAGCCGACATTCGGAAATTGCTCGGCCGCGCTGCGCAAGAAGTCGAAACGCTCGTCACCGACACCGACCATGACATAGTAGATCTGCGATTCGGCATGCTCGGCCTTCTGCAGCAGGGCCCAGGCTGCATCTCTGTCGGCATTCTCGCCATCGGTGAGGAAGTAATTGATCGCCGGAATGCCCGACCGTGTCTCCTCGCCGAATGTATCGCGGCTCATGCCGAAGATCATGCCGAGCAAGCCGCCAGCCGCCTCCTCTTCCATCAAACCGTACGTCATCAGGTTCGAGCGGATGACCGGTCCGTAATCCGTGCCACCCCAAAGTACGGCTTTCAGCGCATCGTTGCCGATGATTTCACGCTCGACGTAACCCTCGTAATTTTTGGCGGTGGCCGGTGCGATCGATGCCATCCTCTCCTGATTGGAAAACACCCAAGTATCGATACGCCCGTCGTCATCGAAATAAAGAGCGACGGGAAGAATACGCTCGAGCGCCGCCTGGACCACACCAGATTTGAAAAGGTCGGTCATCGAGCCCGAGACATCGATGTTGATGCCGACCTGGGCGGGAATGCGCTCGTGAATGCCTTGTTTCTGAAGGACGAAGCCGACGCGTCGAACTTCTTCCTCGGGCTTGTGCAGTTTGAATGTCGTCATTATCATCCCTCCGATCTGAGTTTTCCAAGAATGCGCGCATGAATGTCGCGAAGCAGTGATCTGATGCCAGCCTGCGCTGGCGGTTGCGCGCTTCGGGCCGCCGTCAGCGCCGCGGAATAGGCTGCATGCCAGGCAGGCAGGTCCTCGTGCAACAGGCCATCGCCAGCGTGTCCGAGCGCGTCCACGTGCCGCGCGAGCCCGGCAACGGTATGCGTGCTCATCTCGATCGTGGCCTTCGTCGCCGACAGGCTGGCAATCCTCGTCTCGATCGCGTCGGCTTGCGAGGTGTAATGCGCCTGCCGTTCGCGATCGGAAAACTGAACTCCGCCGATATGATCGACCAGGAAGCGCGCCGCCAGGATGTGTGCGGCGAGATCACGGCCGAGCGCCGCATAGGCCTTGCCGATGGCGCGAAGCCGTTTTGCGACCGCAACGATTTCGGGCGCAAGCGCATCGAGCTCCTTCGCCAGGGCCTGCACGTCGGGATAAAGCTGCAGAAAGAGGCTGTCGGGATCGCGCGGAGCCGCCAGCGCCTTGATTGCCTTCAAGACGCCGCCGCGAACGGCAAACACACGGTCTGGATCCAGATCGCCGAGACGCTGGAGCAGTTCGGCGCCAAGACGCCTTCCCATCGCCAAGGCTTCGCTGTCGGCAAGCGCGAGTTCGCTTTCGGCAAGCCTGCCATGCTCTGTCTGAAGGCGGGCGCCGAAGCGCACGACGTCGTCGAAATAATGATCGTCGAGATTGGTGCCGTCGACGATGCGCAACGCTGCCGTCGCGACCGATGCGGCAGCGCCGGGATCGATCTTCAGGAACGCCTCCACGCTGCAGGGAATGCGCCGGCGAATTTCCCCGGCGCCGAGAACACGCGGCTTGTCGCCCTTGAGCATCGGCGGTTGCGGCGAACCGAATAGGACTTTCGGCTGGGTGGATTGTCCGGGAGGTTGGGCAACGTCAGGCGAGGCGCTTTTTGGAAAAAGCACCTTGGGCAACCGGCCCGGCTCCTTTCCCGGCGGTCCATCTGCCTTGCCGCTCATCAAACGAGGCCCCCGTTCAGTTGAAATAAGCCTGGATGACGTCGCCAAGCCCGGCATTCGACCCTGCACCGACGGCATGGAATCGCCAGGATCCGTCCGGCTGCTTCAGGAAGGAAGCCACCTGTATCGTCGTCTTGCCGGCAAATTCGGCGGTGAGCTGGTAGCGGCAAAGCTCGTCATCCATCGCGTCACAAACTTCGATATAGGCGTTCCTGACCTTGCCGAAATCCTGTTTCTTGCGCTCCGCATCATGGATCGTCGCCCAGACGGCAAGCTCGGAAACCTCGTCCGGCAGCTTCGCCAGCACGATCTTGAACTCCTCGCGGAAACCCTCGTCATGGTGGCCGCCGCCATGATCGTCATCGTCGCCGTCCTCATCGGGTTCCGACCCTTTGATCAGGCCGCCACGCCCGGTCCGGTCGTCGCGTTCGTGCCACATCGAGCCGTCATCCGTCTGGAAGGAACCGTCGGCATTCTTGCTCAAAGACCCTTCCGGATTGCTGGAACTGCGCACGAAGGCATAGCAGAGTGCATGCGAGCCTTCATTGTAGAGCCGCGCGCGGTTCGCATCGCCACCGGGATGGACCAGCGCAAAACAATGCACGTCGAGATCAAAGGCCGGCCCCGAACCTTCGGGCGGATCCCAAACAAGTCCCGAATGGACGAGCTGGATCTCCTTCTGGATCTGGAATGATTGCCCCTTGTTGAGCTTGAAGGTTGCCATGCGCTATCTTTCTCCTGAAGTCTCAGATCGGACGATCGGTCACGATTTGCCGGGCTTGTTCGAGTTTGGCGCGGGCGGCGGCATAACGTTCTTTGTTTCGCTCGCCTTCGGCGACCACCTTGTCGGCGATATTGCGCAGCCGCTGCGCGGTGCCGAGCACCAGATCGGCATCGGCAAGCCGGGTCTCTCCGGCCGCCCTGACCGAATTGACCGAAACATCCTCCAGCACCTCGGATCCATATTGCTGCAGCGACGCACGCAGTTCACGTCGCATCGTGTTCATCTGCTGGATCGACTGCATTTGGAAGAGCGCGTGCAGGCGGATCAGCATCGATTTGATGTCGTTGAATTCCGCATTGGCCGAGGTGACGGTATCTGCAAGGGTGGCAAGCGCTGCACCCCGGGCAATGCCGATCGAGTCGAGGTCGGCCGGCGCCTTGGCATAGGCGGTTTCGAGAACGAGGACCCGGTTCTGGAAGATATCGCGCTTCTGCGAGAAGTCGCGGGCTTCCTGCACCTTGAGCGGATCGCCGGAAGCCGCCTCTTCCATCAACCGGTCGAGCTCGCGGCCGGCATCGGCAAGGATGCGTCTTCCGGCCTCAACGAAAACGCCGAGAGACACGATCGTATCGCGATATCCCTCGGCCAGCGTGCTCATGCGCGACACTTCGAGAATGAGCTTGCTGCTCTCCTCCTCGATCTCAGCCTCCATCGGCCTGACCAGATCTCCGAGGGATTTGGCCTTGCTCTGCAGCATGCCGCGAACCTCGTCGGTCACCGATTTGAGGCGCTTGGCGGGGTCGCCGAGACCGACGGCCGTCAACAGGCGTTCGAGGAAATTGCCCTTCAGCTTCTCGCGGATGCTTGCTTCGAGCCCTTTGAGATCGGCGTCATTGATGCCGTCCCGGATCGTCCGGAACAATTCGAACAGCACCGGCGACTGCGCATTGGTGATCTGGGAAAGGATGGCATCGAGCTTGGCGCCGAAGCCGCCGATGGCTTCCTGGCCGAAGGTAATCAAATGATGCGGCTCGACCGTTGCCAGCCTGTACCGCTCTGCGAGGTCGCCGACCTCGCCGGCTTTCTCCGGCGGAAGAACGACCGTCACCACGGCCGGCAGGCCGCCGGTCGAAAGCGCGGGCATCAAGCCCGGGCTGGTCTCGAGGCTCTTCGTGTTCGACGCACTTGGCTCCGACATGCCGTCAATCCCCTTTGTTCGGCCTTTATCCTGCAGCCCGCCGGCGCAATTCCCAAACGCACGGAAAAGTTGAGAATCTTAGTTGTAAAATCGGCGAGAATGTAACCGACGGCATCGCACTGGGCAACATATCATCCACGAACCACAGTCGATTTGGCAGCGCTGTATACCTCGCATAAATCAACTTCTATGCGGCGCGCCTAGTCCTTTTGCGGCGTCTCCGACACCGGCGTCAGCGCTGCACCTTTCTCGAACCAGGCAATGAGATTGTCGGCGACCAGATCGGCCATCGCATTGCGCGTCGGCACCGATGCGGAAGCGACATGCGGCAAGAGCACGGCATTGGTCGGCTCCAGCAGGTCACCCGGCACGGTCGGCTCTTCATAAAAGACATCGAGGCCGGCCGCCCCGAGAGCGCCGGAGGCAAGCGCCGCGCTCAACGCCGCCTCGTCCACCGTCCAGCCGCGGCCGACATTGACGAGAATGCCGTTCGGGCCGAGTGCTGCCAGAATATCGGCGTCGATCGTCTTATGCGTCTGCGGCGTCTTCGGAACGATGGCGATGAGCGTGTCCACCGCTTCCGCTAGCCCCTTCAGCGTCGGGTGATAATCGTAGGGTGCATCGGAATGTCGCGACCGTGTGTGGTAACTGATCTTCACCTTGAACGGCTCCAGCCGCTTGGCGATCTCAAGCCCGATGCGGCCAAGGCCATAAAGCCCGACATGACGGCCCTTGAGCGAGAAGCGCGACAGCGGATAGGTCGCGCCCGGCTTCCAGTTGCCCGCACGCAGCCAGGCTTCGGCCCGCGGCAACTCGCGAACGGTATTGAGCAGCAGGGCGATCGCCGTATCGGCGACCTCGTCGTTCAGCACATCAGGCGTGTTGGTGACGACGATGCCTTTCTCGGCGGCTTGTTTCACATCGACGCCGTCGTAGCCGACACCGAAATTGGCGATCACCTCGACATGCGGCAGATGGTCGATCCAGGCGCCGGGGAACGGGCCGGAGACAGCGACACCGCGGATGCGGGCGGCAGTCCCGTCGTCGAGGGCAAGCCTTTCCTCCCGGGCGACGGCGATGATCTCAAAACGATCCTTCAGCCTTTCGATAACACGCTCGTGTATCTTCCCGGGAACGAGAATGGCGATGCGGGACATGGCTTTTCCTCTTGGATGACCGTCTTGGTTCAGGCGCGGGGCCGATGAGGGCTGGTGGACTGACGAATGCGCATTTCCGGTTTGATCAGATGCATGCCGTCGGGCTCGTGGCTGCCGGCAAGGCGATCGAGCAGCGCCCGCGCCGCCAGGCGACCGACCTCGGTCTGGCCGTTCCAGACGGTCGTCAGCGCCGGGGTGGCGATCGAAGCCTCCTCAAGATCGTCGTAACCGGTGACGGAGATGTCGCGTCCCGGCACCAGGCCGGCGCGCGCAATGCCGTTCATCAGGCCGATCGCCACGAGATCGTTCCAGCAGACGGCGGCCGTCGGCTTCTGTGGCAACGAGAGGAAATGCACGGCGGCTTCGAAACCGCCCTGCTTCGAGCGTGGGCCGGGAATGCGCAGGTTCGGATCGACTTCGATGCCGGCCTTGCGCAGCGCATTGACGTAGCCCTGGTAGCGGTCGCGGCCGGTGGATGTCTGGTCCGTGCCGCCGATCATCGCAATCGAGCGGTGGCCGAGGCCGATCAGGTGGTTGGTGGCAAGCGAGATGCCATAGCTGTCATCGCCGCGATAGGTCGGCAGGTCTTGGCCCTCCATCGAGCGCGCAACCAGGATCGCCGGCATGCCATTGTCTTCCGCCAGTTGCACGTCCTCAGGCGGCGTGCCGATCGCCGGCGACATGATGACGCCGTCGCCGCCGAGTTGCAGGAGCGTCTCGATGAAGGTGCGCTGCTTCTCGACATTGTCGTAATGATTGGAAAGGATGAAGGTGTGGCGGCTGCGATCGAGCTCGCTTTCGATCGCCTTCAGGATCTCCCCGTAGAAGGGGTTCATAATGTCGTGCACGACGACGCCGATGATGCCGGAACGCGAGGTGCGAAGGCTGGCAGCGCGGCGATTGTAGATATAGCCGAGGGCGCGCGCCTGTTCCTTGATCTTGTCCCGCGTATTGCTGGCGACGAGCGGACTGTCGCGTAAGGCAAGCGATACGGTCGCCGTTGAAATGCCGAGCGTTTCGGCGATCGTCGAAAGCTTGATCTTCTGGACCACGTGTCCTCCTCCAGGCAGCACGCAAGCAGCAAGAGCCGCCGGAAAACCGGCGTGGCCCTTAAAATGTTTAATTAAAAGATTTAATCGGTGGAAGCAATTCGTCTTTCTGCGAAATTTCAGTCTTCATCCGGATCTTCGATATGAAGAGCTTCGGCCTGCAGATTGGCATCGATCGCCTTCAGCAGGCGGACGAGATTGCGGATTTCCTTTTCGGAGAATTCCAGCGTCGCCAGCCTGTCGCAGGCCGCGGCCGCCATCTCGATCCCCTGCACGCTGCCACGGCCGAGCTCGGTGAGATAGACTTTGGTGAGGCGCGCATCCTCGGCGTCGGGCTTGCGCTCGAGGAAGCCCTGCGCCTCCATGCGGCCGATCGTGCGCGTCATCGTCGGCGCCTTGACGCCGAGTTTCTGGGCAAGGCCGCCGGCCGTCATGCCGTCGCTCTCGGCAAGCGAGTGGATGACGCCGTCCTGGCCGGCATAGAGCCCGCTTTCGAGAAGGTTGCGCGAAAGCACCGTGCGCATGGAGCGAGCCGCCTGGGTGAGCGCTGGAGAGAGGTCGACGAGCGTATACTCGGTCTTGTCCTTCTTCTTGGACTTGTGCTTCTTGCCGTCCTTCTGCTTCTTTCCCATAGCCATCCCTTTGATCTTTAAGCCTTGGCGCCGCTGCGATATGACATTGCCCAGGATCTCGTCATAAACAAGAGGCAACGACTGGATGATGACGCCTTCGCCCCGTTTCGAAGACAGCGACCCGGCCTCTGCCGTTGACGTGCGTCGCCTGATCGCCGTGCTGCCGCTCGGCGCTCATGAACAGCACGGCCCGCATCTGCCCTTCGAAACCGACACGCTGATTGCGGAAGGCATCGCCAGGCGATTGAGGATGGCCCTACCGGCTGGCCTTCCCGTCACATTCCTGCCCGCCGAATCCGTCAGCTATTCCATAGAGCATATGAATGTTGAAGGAACGAAGACGCTTGCCTTCGGCGAAGCGGTGGACCGCTGGCTCGGAATCGCCGAAGGCTTGGCGAAGCAGGGCATCCGCAAATTGGTGATGTTGAACGCTCATGGCGGCAATTCGCCCATCATGACCATTGTCGCGACCGAGGCGCGGGTTCGCTTTGCCATGCTGGCGGTGGCGACGAGCTGGACCCGCTTCGGCCTGCCCGATGGCGTCATCCCGCCGGAGGAAAAGGCGGTCGGCATCCATGGCGGCGATATCGAGACCTCGGTGATGCTGGCGCTTCATCCGGGCAGGGTGGATATGACGAAAGCGGCGGATTTCCCTTCGCGACAGAGTGAATTTGCCAGGCATTTCAAGCATCTGCGCGCCTATGGGCCGCACGCCTTCGGCTGGAAGATGTCGGATCTCAACGCAGAGGGCGTGACGGGCAACGCCGCGGCGGCGACGGCTGAAAAGGGCGAGGCGCTGATTGCGCATGCGGTCAAGGGACTGGTGGAATTGCTGGAAGATGTCGATGCCTTCGATGTCACGCAGCTCCGGTGAATGGCCATCTGGGCCTGACGGATGATGTGATCTTATAACATTATAAAACCCTTTGAACTGCCGCGCCCATGCCATTATATGAGACCAACCATTCAAGCAGCCGATCTGAAGCTACTCGGCCGCACGCCTAATCCTAGAGGTTCTCATGACCGACGCGATTCCCACCCAGAAGCCCATTCCCGTTACCGTGCTTACCGGTTATCTCGGCGCCGGCAAGACGACCTTGCTCAACCGTATCCTTTCCGAAAATCACGGCAAGAAATATGCGGTCATCGTCAATGAGTTCGGTGAAATCGGCATCGACAACGACCTGATCGTCGAGTCGGACGAAGAAATCTACGAGATGAACAATGGCTGCGTCTGTTGCACGGTGCGCGGCGACCTGATCCGCGTCGTCGAAGGCCTGATGCGCCGTCCCGGCCGCTTCGACGGCATCATCGTCGAAACCACCGGTCTTGCCGATCCGGTGCCGGTCGCCCAGACCTTCTTCATGGACGATGATGTGCGCGCCAAGACCGAGCTCGACGCCGTCATCGCCCTGGTTGACGCCAAGCACCTGCCGCTGCGTCTGAAGGACAGCCGCGAGGCCGAAGACCAGATCGCCTTCGCCGACGTCGTCGTCATCAACAAGACCGACCTCGTGACTCCTGAAGAACTTGATGTGATCGAGGACATCGTCCGCGCCATCAACCCGGCCGCCCGCGTCTATAAGACCAGCCGCTCCGGCGTCGACCTCGCTCGTGTGCTCGATCAGGGCGCCTTCAACCTGGAGCGCGCGCTCGAAAACGATCCGCATTTCCTCGAGCACGGCCATGACGACCATGTCTGCGGCCCGGATTGCGATCACGACCATCATCATCACGATCACGATCATGATCACCACGGGCACGAGCATCATCACCATGGCGCCATGTCGGCGATCCATGATGTGACGGTGCAGTCGGTATCGCTGCGCGGCGGCGAGATGAACGCGGAGCGCTTCTTCCCCTGGATCCAGAAGGTCACCCAGACGCAGGGACCGAACATTCTCCGCCTCAAGGGCATCATCGCCTTCAAGGATGATCCCGAGCGGTACGTCGTCCAAGGCGTGCACATGATCATCGAAGGTGATCACCAGCGGCCGTGGAAGGAAGGCGAAAAACACGAAAGCCGTCTCGTCTTCATCGGCCGCGATCTCGACCGTGAGAAGCTTGAAGCTTCCTTCAAGGCCTGCGAGGCAGCCGCCTGATGCCGACAGTTGCACCGCTTGATCTCGACGGCCACGTTCTGGCCGTCGAATTTTTAGGTGATGTCCCCTTCTTCGCCAGCGCCAACGGCACGTTTCACCGGCTGGACGGCGGCGACAGGGTTTCTGAAGCCCATCAGGGCATGCTCACCGCCATCCGCGATCCCTATAGCGAGAGCCTGATTTCGGGCGGCGAGGATGGCAGGGTGCTGCGCATTTCAGCCGACGGCAGCGTCAGCGAACTCGCCACCGCGCCGCGCAAGTGGATCTCGCAGGTCGCGGCCGGCCCGCAAGGGGCCATTGCCTATTCCTACGGCAAAAGTTCGCTCGTGCGCCTTGCCGACGGGACGACCAAGGAATTTGCAGAGGAGCGCACGGTCGAGGGCCTTGCCTTTGCGCCGAAGGGCCTGCGCATCGCGGCCGCGCGGTATAACGGCGTGTCGCTGCACTGGATCGGCACGACCGCCAAACCAGTCGATCTCGAATGGAAGGGTGCGCATACCGGCGTCACCTTTTCGCCGGACGGTAATTTCCTCGTCACTTCGATGCAGGAAAACGCGCTTCACGGCTGGAAACTCGACAGCAAGCCGGGCTCCGAAGCCCGCCACATGCGCATGACCGGCTACCCCGCCAAGGTCAAATCGCTCTCCTGGTCGGTCAAGGGCAAATGGCTCGCCTCGTCTGGCGCGCCGGCCGCCATCGTCTGGCCCTTCCAGGGCAAGGACGGGCCGATGGGCAAGGCGCCGCTCGAACTCGGCACTCGCGCCAATATCATGGCAACCGCGGTGAAATTCCATCCGCTCGAAGATATCCTCGCCATCGGCTTCATCGACGGCATGATTCTGGCCGTCCGCATCGCCGACAGCAAGGAGGCGCTGTTGCGCCGCCCCGGCAAAGGCGCCGTCACAGCGATGAGCTGGAGCAAGAACGGCAAGCTGCTCGCCTTCGCTTCCGAAGCCGGCGACTGCGGCGTCATCGATATTTCGGCTTGACGCACATTGGCGGCAACGGACGATATCCTATCGGGCCTGAAGTCGTGACGCTCACCGCCGACCACATGCAAGCCGTAGCCGGAATCAGGCGTGTCTCCCTGCGGCAACGACTGCCTTGGCTGCCGGATCTTCATACGCCCGAAGAGGAAGAAGAGTACTGGCGCATGCATCTGCTGCCGAATTGCACGATCCTTGGCGCCGCCTTGGAAAACCGGCTCGTCGGTGTCATCGCCTATGGCGACGGCTGGATAGAGCAGCTTTACGTTCTCCCGGATTTCCAGGGTTTGGGCACCGGCTCTCTGCTCCTCGGCTGTGCCAAGCAGGAAATGGACAAGATCAGGCTCTGGCCGTTTCAGCGCAATACCGGCGCACGGGCGTTCTAGGTACGACACGGTTTTGCCGCCGAGGAGG
This Rhizobium sp. NZLR1 DNA region includes the following protein-coding sequences:
- a CDS encoding Toxic anion resistance protein (TelA), whose protein sequence is MSEPSASNTKSLETSPGLMPALSTGGLPAVVTVVLPPEKAGEVGDLAERYRLATVEPHHLITFGQEAIGGFGAKLDAILSQITNAQSPVLFELFRTIRDGINDADLKGLEASIREKLKGNFLERLLTAVGLGDPAKRLKSVTDEVRGMLQSKAKSLGDLVRPMEAEIEEESSKLILEVSRMSTLAEGYRDTIVSLGVFVEAGRRILADAGRELDRLMEEAASGDPLKVQEARDFSQKRDIFQNRVLVLETAYAKAPADLDSIGIARGAALATLADTVTSANAEFNDIKSMLIRLHALFQMQSIQQMNTMRRELRASLQQYGSEVLEDVSVNSVRAAGETRLADADLVLGTAQRLRNIADKVVAEGERNKERYAAARAKLEQARQIVTDRPI
- a CDS encoding WD40 repeat domain-containing protein, translating into MPTVAPLDLDGHVLAVEFLGDVPFFASANGTFHRLDGGDRVSEAHQGMLTAIRDPYSESLISGGEDGRVLRISADGSVSELATAPRKWISQVAAGPQGAIAYSYGKSSLVRLADGTTKEFAEERTVEGLAFAPKGLRIAAARYNGVSLHWIGTTAKPVDLEWKGAHTGVTFSPDGNFLVTSMQENALHGWKLDSKPGSEARHMRMTGYPAKVKSLSWSVKGKWLASSGAPAAIVWPFQGKDGPMGKAPLELGTRANIMATAVKFHPLEDILAIGFIDGMILAVRIADSKEALLRRPGKGAVTAMSWSKNGKLLAFASEAGDCGVIDISA
- a CDS encoding LacI family DNA-binding transcriptional regulator, with amino-acid sequence MVQKIKLSTIAETLGISTATVSLALRDSPLVASNTRDKIKEQARALGYIYNRRAASLRTSRSGIIGVVVHDIMNPFYGEILKAIESELDRSRHTFILSNHYDNVEKQRTFIETLLQLGGDGVIMSPAIGTPPEDVQLAEDNGMPAILVARSMEGQDLPTYRGDDSYGISLATNHLIGLGHRSIAMIGGTDQTSTGRDRYQGYVNALRKAGIEVDPNLRIPGPRSKQGGFEAAVHFLSLPQKPTAAVCWNDLVAIGLMNGIARAGLVPGRDISVTGYDDLEEASIATPALTTVWNGQTEVGRLAARALLDRLAGSHEPDGMHLIKPEMRIRQSTSPHRPRA
- a CDS encoding GTP-binding protein; this encodes MTDAIPTQKPIPVTVLTGYLGAGKTTLLNRILSENHGKKYAVIVNEFGEIGIDNDLIVESDEEIYEMNNGCVCCTVRGDLIRVVEGLMRRPGRFDGIIVETTGLADPVPVAQTFFMDDDVRAKTELDAVIALVDAKHLPLRLKDSREAEDQIAFADVVVINKTDLVTPEELDVIEDIVRAINPAARVYKTSRSGVDLARVLDQGAFNLERALENDPHFLEHGHDDHVCGPDCDHDHHHHDHDHDHHGHEHHHHGAMSAIHDVTVQSVSLRGGEMNAERFFPWIQKVTQTQGPNILRLKGIIAFKDDPERYVVQGVHMIIEGDHQRPWKEGEKHESRLVFIGRDLDREKLEASFKACEAAA
- a CDS encoding creatininase family protein, with amino-acid sequence MMTPSPRFEDSDPASAVDVRRLIAVLPLGAHEQHGPHLPFETDTLIAEGIARRLRMALPAGLPVTFLPAESVSYSIEHMNVEGTKTLAFGEAVDRWLGIAEGLAKQGIRKLVMLNAHGGNSPIMTIVATEARVRFAMLAVATSWTRFGLPDGVIPPEEKAVGIHGGDIETSVMLALHPGRVDMTKAADFPSRQSEFARHFKHLRAYGPHAFGWKMSDLNAEGVTGNAAAATAEKGEALIAHAVKGLVELLEDVDAFDVTQLR
- a CDS encoding MarR family transcriptional regulator, which codes for MGKKQKDGKKHKSKKKDKTEYTLVDLSPALTQAARSMRTVLSRNLLESGLYAGQDGVIHSLAESDGMTAGGLAQKLGVKAPTMTRTIGRMEAQGFLERKPDAEDARLTKVYLTELGRGSVQGIEMAAAACDRLATLEFSEKEIRNLVRLLKAIDANLQAEALHIEDPDED
- a CDS encoding 2-hydroxyacid dehydrogenase — its product is MSRIAILVPGKIHERVIERLKDRFEIIAVAREERLALDDGTAARIRGVAVSGPFPGAWIDHLPHVEVIANFGVGYDGVDVKQAAEKGIVVTNTPDVLNDEVADTAIALLLNTVRELPRAEAWLRAGNWKPGATYPLSRFSLKGRHVGLYGLGRIGLEIAKRLEPFKVKISYHTRSRHSDAPYDYHPTLKGLAEAVDTLIAIVPKTPQTHKTIDADILAALGPNGILVNVGRGWTVDEAALSAALASGALGAAGLDVFYEEPTVPGDLLEPTNAVLLPHVASASVPTRNAMADLVADNLIAWFEKGAALTPVSETPQKD
- a CDS encoding VWA domain-containing protein — encoded protein: MTTFKLHKPEEEVRRVGFVLQKQGIHERIPAQVGINIDVSGSMTDLFKSGVVQAALERILPVALYFDDDGRIDTWVFSNQERMASIAPATAKNYEGYVEREIIGNDALKAVLWGGTDYGPVIRSNLMTYGLMEEEAAGGLLGMIFGMSRDTFGEETRSGIPAINYFLTDGENADRDAAWALLQKAEHAESQIYYVMVGVGDERFDFLRSAAEQFPNVGFVSVKDLGEFVGSDDAYEKLLPAELCTWLKHEHDDEDDDHH
- a CDS encoding TerD family protein, with product MATFKLNKGQSFQIQKEIQLVHSGLVWDPPEGSGPAFDLDVHCFALVHPGGDANRARLYNEGSHALCYAFVRSSSNPEGSLSKNADGSFQTDDGSMWHERDDRTGRGGLIKGSEPDEDGDDDDHGGGHHDEGFREEFKIVLAKLPDEVSELAVWATIHDAERKKQDFGKVRNAYIEVCDAMDDELCRYQLTAEFAGKTTIQVASFLKQPDGSWRFHAVGAGSNAGLGDVIQAYFN